In the genome of Naumovozyma dairenensis CBS 421 chromosome 7, complete genome, the window TGTCAGAATTATGGACGTTTTTTATCGAGATCAACTTCTTCTGTTGTAGCAGTATACAAAGAGCTCGCATTCAAGGACTTATTctccaaaaaaaatttaaaaacaaaatgaagTATTCAATCGCTGCCATCGCATCTTTAATCATCTCATCAGTTGCAGCTGCTGATAGTGTCATTGTTGTCACACAATCTAGTCAAGTCGTCGTCAAAAAGACAGAAACATTTTGTTCCGGTACTCTTTGTACCGACAGTAAAACCCCTGTTGCTGCTCCAACCAGTGTCACCACTACTACTGTCCCACCTGCAGGTGCTTCTTCCACTGTGGCTAAAGCCAGTGTAACTTCCATTGAAGCTTCCACCGCACAGAGTATTTCATCCTTCGAAGGTGGCGCTGAAAAACTTGCTTTGAAAGGTTTGGGTTCTTTTGCCGCCATTGCTGTTGTAGCTTTATTATAAGCTtaataaaatgaaagaCAAGGGAGAAGAATAAATTGGCGAGGAGTATTTTGTAcgagaaatatataatcgAAATAGTCCAAGAACTTTATAATCAATGtaattgattcaatgacttaatgtatttttttctaattaAGTGTTTGTATCCTTATGTACATACCTCTTTAAGGAAACTAGCTAACAGCCAGCGGTTAACGTTATACAATCTTCGTTTAAACGTTTTACGTATTTAGATATCGAGAAATACATatcgaaaaaaaaagataatgCGCTTGTTTACCGGAAATTCATGAGCGGCTTACGTGCGCACCTTTTTGAAACCCTTTTTATGTCGCATGGTAAGCACCTTCCCCGcaaagaaacaattaaCAATTCGACGTCAACGGCAATTTCAACCTCTAAAATTTCACTACTTGTACCAGTTGCTTAGAGTGGTGCTCTTCTCGAGGACAGGTAGGTAAAGAAGGTGAAGGGTCTTAGAACTGTGTAGTACTCACTATGAATAAAGAGGACGCAATACTTATTAGTCGAGTGGCTGATTTGGAAAGGAGAATGGCGATGTTTGAAGGAATGTTCCATGCACTAAGTGGAAGGCTAGATCAAcatttcaagaaatatgACATAGTAATGAATTCTCAACAACAGCAAATAATAGAGCTGAATTCAGTAATCTCTACACTACTGAACGATCAATTTCGACATGCTGAAATGATAAAGGAAAAACTGTCAACAACTATACATGGAATATCATCGATGGATACTAATTCGATTCATCAAACAGACACTTCagatatattttccaatgGAGGTCGACCCTATGATGGTAATAGTAACATTCCTGCCGATGTTTTGTTTGATGACATAAtaagtaataataagaatggAACTACTAATGCCCCTGTCTCTGCTCAAACGACAGAGAACGCCATTAAAAATCAAGGATTTGCACACCAGGAAACACAAGGAACTACACAACAAGAGGGAGAGCAACCGCGGGCGCCACAAAATCAGCAACAACCGCATCAAGGATACCAGCCATCGGTAGTTTTCCGAGGGCCAGTATTATCGTATGGTAACTTTAATCAACTATCGCACCCTTCTTTAAGTCGGCCTCCCAACTTACTAAATGAACCAGAGGGTAATATCTCGGAAAGCTCCccatcaatatcttcagAGGTGATATTCAATAACAGctccaataataatggtatcGGTAATAACAATGGGAATAACGGTAAAAACGAGCTTCTCACAGCTCGTcatgaaatttcaaatcagtctcttgaagaagaggaacAATATAGAACGAAGAAAGGAcacaaaaagaaaagaaaaatatatataggcCCCTTCGAGTTCCTAAAATCACCGAATTCGGTTTTGGACCTTTGGAAAGAATACACTGAAGGCATACATGGGCATCCATCCATAAAATATATGGATGCCATTTACCAGACAAATTGGAGACGAGATGCAGCTGTTAATAGGCGGTATTCACGAAGGAAAGTGTTATGGAAAGCAATAGAAAGTGGATTGGAAAAGGGATACAGCCTAGAAAGAGTGGTCGATATTTTAGAAAACTGCAGAATTATTGATAGCACAAAAGGTACCAAACAACCGATTGGCTGGCTATGCCACAGTAACAATATACCAGACATTCTTAAGGACAGCCTTAATTAAAAcgaaatatcaaaaaataaaagaaaaattgtaATATTAACAAGAAGGTAAATACAACTATTGACCCGGGTGGAAGAAGCTATCTACGGGGGTGCTAATAACTATGATCGAAACCGTGCTATACTcttatgaaaaaaaatttcttaacagataaatatatattgcTGCTTGGAAGAGTATACGTTCAAGAATGTATTTGCAAAATAACGTGCTAGATTGTACGAATAGCCAattctttgataataaCTGCATATGTAACGTCGAGGGCTTTTGTTCGTGTCCATCTCGATAGAACGTGTATGAGCATCTTTCTATATTAATagcatatatattttataacATAAATCCCAGGCTACGTCTTCAGAACTGG includes:
- the MSN1 gene encoding Msn1p (similar to Saccharomyces cerevisiae MSN1 (YOL116W); ancestral locus Anc_3.57) is translated as MNKEDAILISRVADLERRMAMFEGMFHALSGRLDQHFKKYDIVMNSQQQQIIELNSVISTLLNDQFRHAEMIKEKLSTTIHGISSMDTNSIHQTDTSDIFSNGGRPYDGNSNIPADVLFDDIISNNKNGTTNAPVSAQTTENAIKNQGFAHQETQGTTQQEGEQPRAPQNQQQPHQGYQPSVVFRGPVLSYGNFNQLSHPSLSRPPNLLNEPEGNISESSPSISSEVIFNNSSNNNGIGNNNGNNGKNELLTARHEISNQSLEEEEQYRTKKGHKKKRKIYIGPFEFLKSPNSVLDLWKEYTEGIHGHPSIKYMDAIYQTNWRRDAAVNRRYSRRKVLWKAIESGLEKGYSLERVVDILENCRIIDSTKGTKQPIGWLCHSNNIPDILKDSLN